The genomic region ACGCTGCCCGCGTGAGCGTCGGGCCTAATCCAGGTTTCAGTCGTTAGAACGGGGGAGTTGGTCCATTGATTTGAGTTGGGGATCTCAGTATGTAAGTTTGGCCTTGCAGAAAAAAGAATGTCTTTGGGATCGAAGGCACTTAAGGGTTCTCGATTTTGAGAGAGCTTGTTAATTGCCTTGTGATCCAATGCTACTTTTAGCAGGGAAGAACGCCCCATTTCTCCTGCGAATCGGCTGTAGCCATGGGAATCGATACCGAAGCTAAAATTGAGTTTATTCGGCGGGATGAGGCTTTGGCTAAGTCCACTCTCGGTGCTTTTAGTGGCGTGAATCCAACTGCGTTGCCAGAAGGATTTCCACCAGGATTCATGAGCGGAACGACGATCTTCAAAGTCAATGGCCTCTACTTTAGAAATGGTTTGAGCCATCTTTGCCAACCACTCTTTTTCTGTCGCGGGGTGTTGAGCCACCACATAGAGATCAAAACGGTGCTTGTGGGATTTTGGTGAGAGCAAATGAGTGCGATCTACAGGTTTTGCATCCTTGGCTTTAATCAGCGCCCCAAAGGTACGGTGAAGTAGTGGATCGATTCGTTTGAACGTGGCTAGGCCTTGAGTCTCAGCCAATTGCTCAGGTTCTTTAGAGTAAAGGTTGCGATGATACCAAGTCAAGTGATCGGCCTGATTCTCCACTACCGTATCCGCATCTTCAGCCTTGCGCCAAAGTTCGATAGAGGCCGTCGCGGTACTTGCTTCGGAGCCATTGATCTCCGCATGAATAACGGGATGATTGGCATCGACCCAGAGGCGGATATCGGTCTTGCCATAGCGAGCCTGTAGAGTGCCGTCCACTAAGCTTAGTGTTTGCAGGAGATAGTCAGTAGAAGGTGCTGGATTGAGCCTAATTCTCACTCGACCAAGTTTTAGCAATTTTCCGTCTCCACCCCAAGAATCGGTTCGGGAGATATAGAAGACTAGGTCTCCGTTGGTTTCAATCCAAGCGTTGATGCCAGTGGAACCATTGCCCAGTGGCATTGAACCATTCTGATCCTTACTGGGGCTATCCCAAACCACATTGTAGCGCTTGGGCGAAAAAGCGGAATCCATCGCATGGGCGATTGGCAATAAAAACAGTAGGCTGACGACTAGCAATAAAGCGCTTATTTTTTCACTTATCATAAGGTCTTCCTTTTTTTATCTTAAACATTATTCAAATTTGCAGTAAGAGGCCATAGCCACTTGCATTGGGTCGTTAATTTTATTGATTTATTTGGGTGCTGAAAGTGCCCTACTGGCCAGAACCAGGGCAGACAGCAAGGCATTTGTTGGAAGCTATCGTGATATTCTCATATTAATGTGTCATCAGTGAATGGAAGATGAGATACTAATGCTTATCCGATATTTTTAACGACGCTCAACTCCTTAGCCACATCATAGTCAGTTACAGCTCACGACTTAAAGAACTAGACATACGACCGTCTGAATCCGTCACGTTGAAAAAGAAGACGGTGGTACCTGCCGGAAGTTCAGCACTCGCTTTGCCGGATTGTAGCTGTGCGGGAACCGTGTGCCATTTGCGATCCTTACTGAGGCCGTCATCGGTGGTGTAGCACAGCTCAGCAAGCTTCAATGGAAATGGCGATGTGAACGTGACCGACCATGCCTGCCCCTTCTGCACAAGCTCGCCTCGTGTAGGCAAGGGATGCCCGCCTTTGACGACACTGTCTGCAAAGATGAAGGGCTCCTTCTTAGGCCTACTCGCATGGCCCCATCCGACCTTGATCCAAAGATAAGTGGGTCCGTTTGTGGCTAGAGCTGACTTCTGCTCACAGGCCAGTGGAAAATGCATGTCGGTAGGGGATGAGGTCCGCAGCATGGGAAAGGTCACGTTGGGCAAATACGTCGATGCTTCGTAAAGCGCCAGGCTCTGCTTCAGTTTCTCAGGGCTTCTTCTTTTGAAACTTTGGCCTAGATAGCTATCACCTTCGTGTAGGAAGCCGCAACCTGTATGTGTAATTCCAAACTTGAATCGTGAATCAACGCCAACCGAAACACTCGTCAATACGCCGCCCCATGAATAGCCTTCAATTCCGATGCGCTCTTTATCCACTTCGGGGAATGAGCGCAGTAATGAATCGGCGCGTACAACTCCACCAATGGCGTGATAAAACCAGTGCTGATCCACTGACTGCCCCTGATTTATAGGCGTTTCTTCAAAGTTGCTAGCCCTATGAGGTCCTGACCAGCTATGACTGGAGCGTTTCTTGGAGCCTTTTAAGTTGGGTATACGCCCTTCCAAATCCATGCTGATCGCGGCATAGCCATGTTCATTCCATTCTTTGACCCAGTTGGCACTTGCTGTTCCACCGCCACCGTGAACGAGTACAACTCCAGGCCAACCTTTTGCAGGTGTGTGGCCCATTGGAACTCCGTAATAGGCATAGAATCGCGTAGTCTTACCATGGTAGTTCAAGCCCTCGTAGAGGATCGATTTCACGCCAGGAGCAGTGGATTGATCCGAGGGGTAATACTTGGGTGTGGCAAACAAATCACCCTTGTTCCAGGGGCCGATGGTCTCTTGAGCATTAAGAGTCGCACCACAAATCAGTAGCAGGGCAATGACGCCAAAAGCACTTTTTATTTTACTTGTCATAAGATTTTCCGTTTTATATTTAAAATTATTCTACAGAAAGAGGGTTTAGCCACTTGTGTTCATTGGTCATTCCATTCACTTTTTGGATGGTGAAAGTGGCTTACTAGTGATCAGGCCGATACCTCGCCCCTTGTTGCCGACGGCATTATAGAATAGGTAGTAGGTTTCATTTTTTGGATTCCAGACGAGTGATATTTTATGGGCATGATTACGGTCCAGTCCGGAGGGATGGCCACCCGCTTTGTAGAGTGGTTCAGGGTCGGCAACCCAATGATGGAGATCACGGGAAAAGGCGACCATAATGTGAGCGTGACCACGACCGACACCAAAGTAGAACATCACCCAGTGGTCACCATCTCGAAATACTTTTCCATCGGCACAGAATTTTTCATCGTAGCCTTTAGGCCGTACGCGAAGGACAGGGTTATTTGGATAGCGCTTCCAATTTAGG from Lentisphaera profundi harbors:
- a CDS encoding acetylxylan esterase, producing MTSKIKSAFGVIALLLICGATLNAQETIGPWNKGDLFATPKYYPSDQSTAPGVKSILYEGLNYHGKTTRFYAYYGVPMGHTPAKGWPGVVLVHGGGGTASANWVKEWNEHGYAAISMDLEGRIPNLKGSKKRSSHSWSGPHRASNFEETPINQGQSVDQHWFYHAIGGVVRADSLLRSFPEVDKERIGIEGYSWGGVLTSVSVGVDSRFKFGITHTGCGFLHEGDSYLGQSFKRRSPEKLKQSLALYEASTYLPNVTFPMLRTSSPTDMHFPLACEQKSALATNGPTYLWIKVGWGHASRPKKEPFIFADSVVKGGHPLPTRGELVQKGQAWSVTFTSPFPLKLAELCYTTDDGLSKDRKWHTVPAQLQSGKASAELPAGTTVFFFNVTDSDGRMSSSLSREL